The sequence below is a genomic window from Croceicoccus marinus.
ACCTTACGATTTCACTTATGCCTTCCCCCCCTAGAGATGAAAGTCAAGTCGGCAGTGCAACCACGTTGAGCTTTTCTGTTGTGCCAGGGTCCTTGCCTCCAACCAATGTTCATGTCCTGATTGGAAGAAATGGAGTTGGGAAGACTACCTGCTTGCAAAACATGATCCGGGCGATACTAACTCCTGCGCAGTCGTCAGGCCAGTTCGTTATCGACGCCGATCGTTCAGGAAGAGAATTCGCGAACCTTGTAGCTGTGACATTCAGCGCTTTCGACTCTTTCGAGATGCAATATGATGATGCTGATTATCATCATGTCGGCCTACGTGGCTGGAAGGAACGTGACGGAGAGAAAGTTCCTTATCTGAAATCTGGTGCTGAACTCATTGATGATTTTGTTGAAGCTGCACAATCTTGTCTGTCTGGCGGCAAGCGAGACAGGTGGGAACAAGCCCTAAATACTCTAAGTTCAGATCCACTTTTTGCAGAGTCAGGTGTTCAAGATCTCTGCGATAAGAATATTTACTTCGACGATTGGAGTGAAGAGGCCGCAGAGATTTTTAAAGGACTTAGCTCGGGCCATGCTATAGTTCTTTTGACGATTACGCGATTGGTGATGGTTGTTGAAGAGCAGTCTTTCGTACTTTTGGATGAGCCTGAAGGCCATCTTCACCCACCGCTACTGTCGGCATTTATTCGAGCACTATCTCAACTATTGATGAGTCAAAATGGTGTGGCGCTTATCGCTACACATTCACCATTAGTATTGCAGGAAGTGCCGGCAAGCTGCGTTTGGCTCGTCAATCGTTCCGGTCGAACGGTAGTTGCGACACGTCCACCATTGGAAACATTTGGTGAAGATGTTGGTCGCTTAACCCACACAGTGTTTGGTTTAGAAGTGACTGACACCGGCTTTCATAAAATTATACGGCAAAAGATAATTGAGGAGGGTTGGTCTTTTGATCAACTTATAGGGGAATTTGGTTCTCAGA
It includes:
- a CDS encoding AAA family ATPase, yielding MPSPPRDESQVGSATTLSFSVVPGSLPPTNVHVLIGRNGVGKTTCLQNMIRAILTPAQSSGQFVIDADRSGREFANLVAVTFSAFDSFEMQYDDADYHHVGLRGWKERDGEKVPYLKSGAELIDDFVEAAQSCLSGGKRDRWEQALNTLSSDPLFAESGVQDLCDKNIYFDDWSEEAAEIFKGLSSGHAIVLLTITRLVMVVEEQSFVLLDEPEGHLHPPLLSAFIRALSQLLMSQNGVALIATHSPLVLQEVPASCVWLVNRSGRTVVATRPPLETFGEDVGRLTHTVFGLEVTDTGFHKIIRQKIIEEGWSFDQLIGEFGSQIGAEGLAVARALSVLN